Proteins encoded together in one Desulfuromonas acetexigens window:
- a CDS encoding LysR substrate-binding domain-containing protein, protein MALTLRKLEIFIQVADLGQVTRAGQALSMSQSAVSMALAELESAAGGPLFLRQGRRLLLNDRGRLLLEPAREILRKTAQFERLLSDSGEAPRGLLRIGASTTIGNYLLPEYIAEFSRRYPEARATLQVGNTQQIEQSLARGEIDLGLIEGPSHAPQLEILPWRDDELIVIAGREHPLCRESAVTLAMLTAADWIMREPGSGTREVFEAALSDRSGQVRIALELGHTEAVKKAVEAGMGIACLSRLAVQRELDHGWLVEIKTALDLKRPLVILLPRGASRTRLLQAFLERLEG, encoded by the coding sequence ATGGCCCTAACCCTTCGCAAACTGGAAATATTCATCCAGGTCGCCGACCTGGGGCAGGTGACAAGAGCGGGACAGGCGCTGTCCATGAGTCAGTCCGCCGTGAGCATGGCCCTGGCGGAACTGGAAAGCGCCGCCGGTGGCCCCCTTTTTCTTCGTCAGGGGCGACGCTTGCTGCTCAACGACCGGGGCCGTCTGCTCCTCGAACCGGCGCGGGAGATCCTGCGCAAAACCGCTCAGTTCGAGCGCCTGCTCAGTGACTCGGGGGAAGCCCCGCGCGGGCTATTGCGCATCGGCGCCAGCACCACCATCGGCAATTATCTGCTGCCGGAGTACATCGCGGAATTTTCACGACGTTACCCCGAGGCCCGAGCCACCCTGCAGGTGGGAAACACCCAACAGATCGAGCAGTCCCTCGCCCGGGGGGAGATCGATCTGGGCCTGATCGAAGGGCCGTCCCATGCGCCCCAACTGGAAATTCTGCCTTGGCGGGATGACGAACTGATCGTCATCGCCGGGCGGGAGCATCCCTTGTGTCGTGAATCGGCCGTGACCCTGGCGATGCTGACCGCCGCCGACTGGATCATGCGCGAGCCGGGATCGGGGACGCGAGAGGTTTTCGAGGCGGCCCTCTCCGACAGGTCCGGACAGGTTCGCATCGCCCTCGAACTGGGGCATACGGAAGCGGTGAAAAAGGCGGTGGAGGCGGGGATGGGAATCGCCTGCCTGTCCCGTCTGGCCGTACAGCGGGAGCTGGATCACGGCTGGCTGGTCGAAATCAAAACCGCCCTCGATCTCAAACGCCCCCTGGTGATTCTTTTGCCCCGTGGGGCGAGCCGCACCCGCCTGTTGCAGGCTTTTCTGGAGAGGCTTGAAGGATGA
- a CDS encoding metallophosphoesterase family protein, with translation MKRLLAIGDIHGRLGKLRELVRQVWPDGEDQVVFLGDYIDRGPDSRGVIDFLLAFAERFPRTVFLRGNHEQLFLDALVERGIRTGKTLREISPLYRRNALGGDVELFLGNGGSATLLSYEGTWEIPPEHRHFLEETVLTYRSGRYLFVHAGAGDGFEAEEQDPYVLLWSRFSPPGRGEEVQVVGHTVTDDGQPRFEAGRIHLDTGAGTDGPLTACDLLTKRIWQAP, from the coding sequence ATGAAGCGGTTGTTGGCGATCGGCGACATTCACGGCCGGCTCGGCAAACTCAGGGAGTTGGTGCGTCAGGTCTGGCCCGATGGCGAGGATCAGGTCGTTTTTCTCGGCGACTATATCGACCGGGGGCCCGACTCCCGGGGGGTGATCGACTTTCTGCTGGCTTTCGCCGAGCGCTTTCCTCGCACGGTCTTTCTGCGCGGCAATCACGAACAGCTTTTTCTCGACGCTCTGGTGGAGCGTGGCATCCGCACCGGTAAAACCCTGCGGGAGATTTCCCCCCTCTACCGCCGCAATGCCCTTGGCGGCGATGTCGAGCTCTTCCTTGGCAACGGTGGTTCGGCGACCCTGCTCAGTTACGAGGGAACCTGGGAGATTCCGCCGGAGCATCGGCACTTTCTCGAAGAAACTGTCCTGACTTATCGCTCCGGCAGGTATCTTTTTGTCCATGCCGGCGCCGGGGACGGCTTCGAGGCCGAGGAGCAGGATCCCTACGTGCTGCTCTGGAGCCGTTTCTCCCCACCGGGACGGGGGGAGGAAGTGCAGGTGGTGGGGCACACCGTCACCGACGACGGCCAACCGCGCTTCGAGGCGGGGCGGATCCACCTCGATACCGGGGCCGGAACGGACGGCCCGCTGACCGCCTGCGATCTGTTGACGAAGCGGATATGGCAGGCACCGTGA
- a CDS encoding AbrB/MazE/SpoVT family DNA-binding domain-containing protein: MLTQTDSRRRITLPPATGIKPGDTVEIEVLEDGRIMLIPVETVPRHQLWAWTVESKAAITRSLSDPRPSETVESTEEAANVAKRWAGED, encoded by the coding sequence ATGCTGACACAAACAGATTCCCGCAGACGGATAACCCTGCCCCCCGCCACCGGGATCAAACCGGGGGACACGGTGGAGATCGAAGTGCTTGAAGACGGCCGCATTATGCTGATTCCGGTGGAAACCGTTCCCCGTCATCAGTTATGGGCCTGGACCGTTGAGAGCAAAGCGGCCATCACCCGTTCCCTGTCCGACCCCCGCCCTTCGGAGACGGTCGAATCCACGGAGGAGGCCGCAAACGTCGCCAAAAGGTGGGCCGGTGAAGATTGA
- a CDS encoding helix-turn-helix transcriptional regulator: MIKSIPSEPRVHHRCTPLDPLPVEADAPPVRGTVLVVEPGESFYLIPLRLMLPDCRLILCCDEKEARQIFFYTPVDVVLIDHSPALSALALLHLFKVGRPSVPVLVMAREGSEELAVEVFRSGARDYFRKPISVDEMYGVIRSLLELRAGAFKVRAANSSKEGFDKALRYIQTHFHLPLSLAQVAGKSGMSLSSFVRIFKKRTGMTFVDYLQIVRMAAACRMLRDPGLSLLRISLACGYNNQSHFNRVFKKCVGVSPRVYKKYLGQNVFR, encoded by the coding sequence ATGATCAAGAGCATTCCGTCCGAACCCCGTGTCCATCATCGCTGCACCCCCCTTGATCCGCTCCCCGTGGAAGCGGATGCCCCCCCGGTGCGGGGAACCGTCCTGGTTGTCGAACCCGGGGAAAGTTTCTACCTCATCCCTTTGCGCTTGATGCTCCCCGATTGTCGGCTGATTCTCTGCTGCGACGAAAAGGAAGCCCGCCAGATTTTCTTCTATACCCCCGTCGATGTCGTCCTCATCGATCATTCCCCGGCGCTCTCCGCTCTCGCCCTGCTGCACCTCTTCAAGGTCGGCCGACCTTCCGTCCCGGTGCTGGTCATGGCTCGGGAAGGCTCCGAGGAACTGGCGGTCGAGGTCTTTCGGTCCGGGGCGCGCGACTATTTCCGCAAGCCCATCTCTGTCGATGAAATGTACGGTGTTATCCGTTCCCTGTTGGAATTGCGCGCCGGCGCGTTCAAGGTCCGCGCCGCCAATTCATCCAAAGAAGGTTTCGACAAAGCCCTCCGTTACATCCAGACCCATTTCCATCTTCCCCTCTCCCTGGCTCAGGTTGCCGGCAAGTCGGGCATGAGCCTCTCTTCCTTTGTGCGGATTTTCAAAAAACGCACCGGCATGACCTTCGTCGATTACCTGCAGATCGTGCGCATGGCGGCGGCCTGCCGCATGCTGCGCGACCCCGGTCTCTCTCTGCTGCGCATTTCCCTGGCCTGCGGCTACAACAACCAATCCCATTTCAACCGCGTCTTCAAAAAATGCGTCGGCGTCTCCCCCCGGGTCTACAAGAAATATCTAGGGCAGAACGTTTTCCGCTGA
- a CDS encoding addiction module protein has protein sequence MGKLAEKDILNLSISERIQLVEDIWDSIASAPEAIQLSEEQKEELNRRLDGYHADLAKGSPWDVVRERIRGKR, from the coding sequence ATGGGGAAACTGGCTGAAAAAGACATTCTAAACTTGAGCATTTCCGAACGTATTCAACTGGTTGAAGATATCTGGGACAGCATTGCCAGCGCCCCCGAAGCCATCCAACTCTCAGAAGAGCAGAAAGAGGAACTAAACAGAAGGCTGGACGGCTACCATGCCGACCTCGCCAAAGGCTCGCCCTGGGACGTCGTCCGCGAGCGGATCAGGGGTAAACGGTGA
- a CDS encoding DEAD/DEAH box helicase, with amino-acid sequence MIGLSDPAAAPRLAPISQAFAESSSAGIIALAGGKSSPDWPLSWLYWRDFGARYLSHLCQSRPDVDRLDPVPPLDAATLASLVLRLPPMPGAEYAGPDVLGELWRTLDAWTLAEIAREPEGLAGFLYRRAPLWRQVGRVCFHLAENRQDPDYPFAFMATYIPRLGKNARAQHLPLSQALREYAGADNRAALLRLLEPVSAASSCCPWVGELVENNDIYHPLAWSPEEAYLFLKDVPLLEESGLVVRLPDWWKKRPRPKVQVAIGSQVGDKISAQALLDFRVGLTLEGEPLSPEEIAALMAAGEGLTLVRGQWVEVDGEKLRQALDHWRKVEKEAGADGLSFIEGMRLLAGTQQNLAGQDPMLEETGWAYVEAGERLRELLADLRDPSRLAAVAAVPGLRATLRPYQQVGVNWLWFLSELGLGACLADDMGLGKTVQVLALLLAQGERRPSLLVLPASLLANWKSELQRFAPSLTALCLHPSEMNRDTLAALAADPEKALASVDVVLTTYGMVQRQEWLKKTDWNLIVLDEAQAIKNPATRQSREVKGLSGRARIALTGTPVENRLSDLWSLFDFISPGLLGSASRFKQFVHALEGHEPPSYAPLRTLVQPYILRRLKTDRSVIADLPDKVEMPAWCGLSKVQARLYGEAVKSLAHALKEQREGMKRRGLILSTLMRFKQICNHPGQALGDGDFAEERSGKFVRLRELVEEIASRQEKVLVFTQFREMTEPLAAFLTQIFGRPGLVLHGGTPVAERKKLVDRFQQEEGPPFFVLSLKAGGTGLNLTAAAHVIHFDRWWNPAVENQATDRAFRIGQKKNVMVHKFVCKGTVEEKIDALIAAKADLASDLLEGAERLLTEMDDEALLRLVSLDLDQAAL; translated from the coding sequence ATGATCGGACTATCCGATCCCGCCGCCGCGCCACGCCTGGCGCCGATTTCCCAGGCTTTCGCCGAGTCTTCCTCCGCCGGAATCATCGCCCTCGCCGGCGGAAAATCCTCACCGGACTGGCCCCTTTCCTGGCTTTACTGGCGGGACTTCGGGGCGCGCTATCTGTCGCACCTCTGTCAAAGTCGACCGGATGTCGACCGACTCGATCCCGTGCCGCCGCTGGATGCCGCCACCCTGGCGTCCCTGGTCTTGCGCCTTCCGCCCATGCCCGGTGCCGAGTACGCCGGACCCGACGTGCTGGGGGAGCTCTGGCGCACGCTGGATGCCTGGACGCTGGCGGAGATTGCCCGCGAGCCCGAGGGTCTGGCCGGGTTTCTTTATCGGCGCGCGCCCCTCTGGCGGCAGGTCGGCCGGGTCTGTTTTCATCTCGCCGAAAACCGCCAGGATCCCGACTACCCTTTCGCCTTCATGGCGACGTACATCCCCCGCCTCGGAAAAAATGCCCGCGCCCAGCACCTGCCTCTGAGTCAGGCCCTGCGTGAGTACGCCGGTGCAGATAACCGGGCGGCTCTGCTGCGGCTGCTGGAGCCGGTTTCCGCGGCGAGCAGCTGCTGTCCGTGGGTGGGGGAACTGGTGGAGAACAACGACATCTATCATCCCCTGGCCTGGTCCCCCGAGGAGGCCTATCTCTTTCTCAAGGATGTTCCCCTTCTGGAGGAGAGCGGGTTGGTCGTGCGCCTTCCGGATTGGTGGAAAAAACGGCCCCGGCCCAAGGTGCAGGTCGCCATCGGTTCGCAGGTCGGCGACAAGATTTCGGCGCAAGCGCTGCTCGATTTCCGGGTCGGTCTCACCCTGGAGGGGGAGCCTCTGTCGCCGGAAGAAATCGCTGCTCTCATGGCTGCTGGTGAGGGGCTGACGCTGGTGCGCGGCCAATGGGTCGAGGTGGATGGCGAGAAGCTTCGTCAGGCCCTCGATCACTGGCGCAAGGTGGAAAAAGAGGCGGGCGCCGACGGCCTCTCCTTTATCGAGGGGATGCGTCTGCTCGCCGGGACGCAACAGAATCTTGCCGGGCAGGACCCGATGCTGGAGGAAACGGGCTGGGCCTATGTGGAGGCCGGCGAGCGGCTGCGCGAGCTTTTGGCCGATCTGCGCGATCCGTCTCGTCTAGCCGCCGTTGCCGCCGTGCCCGGGTTGCGGGCGACGCTGCGCCCCTATCAGCAGGTCGGCGTGAACTGGCTCTGGTTCCTGTCGGAACTCGGGCTTGGGGCTTGTTTGGCCGACGACATGGGCCTGGGCAAGACCGTTCAGGTGCTGGCTCTGCTCCTGGCCCAGGGGGAGCGGAGACCGAGCCTGCTGGTGCTGCCGGCCTCGCTGTTGGCCAACTGGAAGAGCGAGCTGCAACGCTTTGCCCCCTCGCTCACGGCGTTGTGCCTGCATCCCTCGGAAATGAACCGGGACACCCTGGCTGCCCTGGCCGCCGATCCCGAAAAGGCTCTCGCTTCCGTCGATGTGGTGCTGACGACCTACGGCATGGTACAGCGCCAGGAGTGGCTGAAAAAAACGGACTGGAACCTGATCGTGCTGGACGAGGCGCAGGCGATCAAAAATCCCGCCACTCGCCAGAGTCGCGAGGTCAAGGGGCTCTCCGGGCGGGCGCGCATCGCCCTGACCGGGACCCCGGTGGAAAACCGGCTTTCCGACCTCTGGTCGCTTTTCGATTTCATCAGCCCCGGCCTGCTCGGTTCGGCGAGCCGTTTCAAGCAGTTCGTCCATGCCCTGGAAGGGCACGAGCCGCCTTCCTACGCCCCCTTGCGCACCCTGGTGCAACCCTATATCCTGCGCCGCCTGAAGACCGATCGGAGCGTCATCGCCGATCTCCCCGACAAGGTGGAGATGCCCGCCTGGTGCGGGCTGAGCAAGGTGCAGGCGCGGCTTTACGGCGAGGCGGTCAAGTCCCTGGCGCATGCCCTGAAAGAGCAACGGGAAGGGATGAAACGCCGGGGGCTGATCCTCTCGACGCTCATGCGTTTCAAGCAGATCTGCAATCATCCCGGCCAGGCCCTGGGGGACGGCGATTTCGCCGAAGAGCGCAGCGGCAAGTTCGTCCGCTTGCGCGAACTGGTCGAGGAGATCGCCTCCCGCCAAGAGAAAGTTCTGGTCTTTACCCAGTTCCGGGAGATGACCGAACCGCTCGCGGCTTTTCTGACACAGATTTTCGGTCGTCCCGGCCTGGTGTTGCACGGCGGCACGCCGGTGGCGGAGCGGAAAAAGCTGGTGGATCGCTTCCAGCAGGAGGAAGGTCCGCCCTTTTTCGTCCTCTCCCTCAAAGCCGGCGGCACGGGACTCAATTTGACCGCCGCCGCCCACGTTATCCATTTCGATCGCTGGTGGAACCCAGCGGTGGAGAATCAGGCCACCGACCGCGCCTTCCGCATCGGCCAGAAAAAGAATGTGATGGTGCACAAGTTTGTCTGCAAAGGGACGGTGGAGGAAAAGATCGACGCCTTGATCGCCGCCAAAGCCGACTTGGCGTCCGACCTGCTGGAAGGGGCGGAACGTTTGCTGACGGAAATGGATGACGAAGCCTTGTTGCGTTTGGTGAGCCTCGATCTGGATCAGGCCGCCCTATAA
- a CDS encoding type II toxin-antitoxin system RelE/ParE family toxin gives MTLELLVRPEAETDLSAAYEWYEERVSGLGSDFLLNVDAAFHAILRNPQQFPILHKNLRRALVRRFPYQIFFVPEEHRVVILAVFHARRNPRHWRKRTL, from the coding sequence GTGACGCTCGAATTGCTCGTCCGTCCCGAAGCGGAAACGGACTTGAGCGCCGCCTATGAATGGTATGAGGAACGTGTTTCCGGACTTGGGTCCGATTTTCTGCTCAATGTTGACGCCGCATTTCACGCCATACTCCGTAACCCTCAACAGTTTCCGATCCTTCACAAAAATCTGCGGAGGGCACTGGTCCGGCGCTTTCCGTATCAGATTTTCTTTGTTCCAGAGGAACATCGGGTGGTCATTCTCGCCGTCTTCCATGCACGACGAAACCCGCGACACTGGCGGAAGCGAACCCTATAG
- a CDS encoding NlpC/P60 family N-terminal domain-containing protein, with the protein MIRKLSMLLFLCLLTAGCARDLTGREVRDLTLLPQNPKAYLAPERAEWPLVSAAEQEALAAAFLKNHFAAWESAAPLETTKNPFWALDWIGKHPAFAENLRPLDPARRDALIQQAARDAYPSCDRRGISLRRLDVRALPTRSPLFNDPRKAGEGFPFDNLQHGVIPAGVPLRVTHLSIDGAWAFIETALLYGWVPVADLAWVDEDFMAAYKTGRYFAVTGDETAVVDEAGIYRFTIGTGALLPLLDSDGDGYRVLIPIADRKQQALVEKGLIAGDRGGIFPLAFTAAQVAELAGKMMGQPYGWGDGYAGRDCSGTLRDLFAPFGLWLPRNSSRQAAVGRVVPLAELPPREREARLLAEGVPFATLVHLPGHILLYLGEREGRAAMLHTLWGVRTKDLKGREGRWLVGKTVITTLEPGLEAEGFSLDIGSLLERVDGMNFPLEPAGR; encoded by the coding sequence ATGATCCGAAAGCTTTCCATGCTGCTTTTTCTCTGCCTGCTGACGGCGGGGTGCGCCCGCGATCTGACTGGTCGGGAAGTTCGCGATCTGACACTTTTGCCGCAGAACCCCAAGGCGTATCTCGCTCCGGAAAGGGCGGAATGGCCGTTGGTGTCTGCCGCTGAACAGGAGGCGCTGGCCGCTGCTTTTCTGAAAAACCATTTTGCCGCCTGGGAAAGCGCCGCTCCTCTGGAAACGACGAAAAATCCCTTCTGGGCCCTGGACTGGATCGGCAAACACCCGGCCTTTGCCGAGAATCTGCGTCCCCTCGATCCGGCGCGCCGGGACGCCTTGATCCAGCAGGCCGCGCGGGATGCCTACCCGAGTTGCGATCGCCGGGGTATTTCCCTGCGCCGCCTCGATGTTCGGGCGCTGCCGACGCGCTCACCGCTTTTTAATGACCCCCGCAAGGCCGGCGAAGGTTTTCCTTTCGACAATCTGCAGCATGGCGTCATCCCGGCCGGTGTGCCGCTGCGGGTGACGCACCTGAGCATTGATGGCGCCTGGGCCTTCATCGAAACTGCCCTCCTTTACGGCTGGGTGCCGGTGGCTGATCTGGCCTGGGTCGATGAGGACTTCATGGCGGCGTATAAAACCGGGCGTTATTTCGCGGTGACCGGCGATGAGACCGCAGTGGTCGATGAGGCGGGCATTTATCGCTTTACCATCGGCACCGGCGCGCTGCTGCCGCTGCTCGATAGCGACGGCGACGGCTATCGGGTGCTGATTCCCATCGCTGACCGGAAACAGCAGGCGCTCGTCGAGAAAGGTTTGATTGCCGGGGATCGGGGCGGGATTTTTCCCCTGGCCTTCACTGCCGCCCAGGTCGCCGAGTTGGCCGGAAAAATGATGGGACAGCCCTACGGCTGGGGGGATGGCTATGCGGGGCGGGATTGTTCGGGAACGCTGCGCGATCTCTTCGCCCCCTTCGGCCTGTGGCTGCCGCGCAATTCGTCGCGCCAGGCCGCGGTCGGCCGGGTTGTTCCCTTGGCGGAGTTACCGCCCCGAGAGCGCGAGGCGCGACTGCTCGCCGAGGGGGTGCCCTTCGCCACCCTGGTTCATCTGCCCGGCCACATCCTTCTTTATCTCGGTGAACGGGAGGGGCGGGCGGCGATGCTGCACACCCTTTGGGGAGTGCGGACGAAGGATCTGAAGGGACGCGAGGGGCGCTGGCTGGTGGGCAAGACCGTCATTACCACCCTCGAGCCGGGACTGGAAGCGGAAGGATTCTCCCTCGACATCGGCAGTCTGCTGGAACGGGTGGACGGCATGAATTTTCCGCTGGAGCCGGCCGGTCGATAA
- a CDS encoding flavin reductase family protein, whose product MKKSLGSKTLLFPAPVLLVGTYDGEGKPNLMNAAWGGICNSQPPCIAVSLRKATYSYAALMERKAFTVGIPSQEQIVQADYVGITTGREVDKFAETGLTPVRSELVDAPYAAEIPVILECRVLHVQEIGLHTQFVGEIVDVKADEGVLAEDGLPDIRKIQPLIFDTAHRGYYGLGPLLGQAFAIGKK is encoded by the coding sequence ATGAAAAAATCACTCGGTTCCAAGACCTTGTTATTTCCCGCCCCGGTGCTGCTGGTCGGCACCTACGACGGCGAGGGCAAACCCAATCTGATGAACGCCGCCTGGGGCGGGATCTGCAATTCCCAGCCCCCTTGCATCGCTGTTTCCTTGCGCAAGGCGACCTATTCCTACGCCGCCCTCATGGAGCGCAAGGCCTTCACCGTCGGCATTCCTTCCCAGGAGCAGATTGTCCAGGCCGATTACGTCGGCATCACCACGGGGCGCGAGGTCGACAAGTTCGCCGAAACCGGACTGACCCCGGTGCGTAGCGAACTGGTGGATGCTCCCTACGCGGCGGAGATCCCCGTCATTCTCGAATGCCGGGTGCTGCATGTCCAGGAAATTGGTCTGCACACCCAGTTCGTCGGTGAAATCGTCGATGTCAAGGCCGACGAAGGGGTGCTCGCCGAGGATGGACTCCCCGACATCCGCAAGATCCAGCCTCTGATCTTCGATACCGCCCATCGCGGCTATTACGGCCTCGGCCCGCTCTTGGGGCAGGCCTTTGCCATCGGCAAAAAGTAA
- a CDS encoding AI-2E family transporter — protein MTDDHPRYDKEHSKLEQRSFLLMLILVSLLFLFLLKPFWGSIFWACLIGLIFHPLYSRLRNLWRGRSTLSALATLVICLILGIVPTLFVMTSFFQEGAGLYQRLQSGEFDIQGRVEQVRQAFPTVQNLLERLNLDLNNVTAQLSKAALTASQFIAQNAVQLGQGTMQFFVSLGLTLYVAFFMLRDGRSLIELLVRALPLGDAREQLLFTKFAEVARATVKGNLVVAVTQGTLGGIIFWALDIRGPLLWGVVMTLLSLIPVVGAGLIWAPVAIYLFAIGNWIQGTILVVFGVAVIGLVDNFLRPILVGRDTKLPDYIVLLSTLGGFVLFGMNGFVVGPLIAALFVAFWEIFIREFNSPPLILTADNSPPSAPPIVDPADAPDTPNKQENDSGTA, from the coding sequence ATGACCGACGATCACCCGCGCTACGACAAAGAGCACAGCAAGCTGGAACAGCGCTCTTTTTTGCTGATGCTGATTCTGGTAAGTCTGCTCTTTTTATTTCTGCTCAAGCCCTTTTGGGGATCGATCTTCTGGGCCTGCCTCATCGGTCTGATCTTTCATCCCCTCTATTCCCGTCTGCGTAACCTGTGGCGAGGCCGCTCAACCCTCTCAGCGCTGGCGACCCTGGTCATCTGCCTGATCCTCGGCATCGTCCCGACTCTTTTTGTCATGACCTCCTTCTTTCAGGAGGGAGCCGGGCTCTACCAGCGCCTGCAAAGCGGCGAGTTCGACATCCAGGGCCGCGTCGAGCAGGTGCGCCAGGCCTTCCCCACGGTCCAGAATCTTCTCGAACGGCTCAATCTCGATCTGAACAACGTCACCGCCCAGCTCTCCAAGGCGGCCCTCACCGCCAGCCAGTTCATCGCGCAAAATGCCGTGCAGCTCGGCCAGGGGACGATGCAATTCTTCGTCAGCCTCGGCCTGACCCTCTACGTCGCCTTCTTCATGCTCCGCGACGGCCGTAGCCTGATCGAACTGCTGGTGCGTGCCCTCCCCCTCGGCGACGCCCGGGAACAGCTGCTTTTTACCAAGTTCGCCGAAGTGGCGCGGGCCACGGTCAAGGGCAATCTGGTCGTTGCCGTCACCCAGGGTACCCTGGGCGGGATCATCTTCTGGGCCCTCGATATTCGCGGGCCGCTGCTCTGGGGGGTGGTGATGACCCTGCTCTCGCTCATCCCCGTGGTCGGGGCCGGGCTGATCTGGGCGCCAGTGGCGATCTATCTCTTCGCCATCGGCAATTGGATTCAGGGGACGATCCTGGTCGTTTTCGGCGTAGCGGTGATCGGGCTGGTCGACAACTTCCTGCGCCCCATTCTCGTCGGGCGCGACACCAAACTGCCGGACTACATCGTGCTCCTTTCGACCCTGGGCGGATTCGTCCTCTTCGGGATGAACGGTTTCGTCGTCGGCCCCCTGATCGCGGCCCTTTTCGTCGCCTTCTGGGAAATCTTCATCCGCGAATTCAACTCGCCCCCCCTCATCCTCACGGCGGACAACTCCCCGCCGTCCGCCCCCCCCATCGTCGATCCGGCCGATGCACCCGACACCCCGAACAAGCAGGAGAACGATTCCGGCACCGCCTAA
- a CDS encoding YeiH family protein gives MVPFTVQKGLFLLLLGSCALPYLPPAAALAAGILFSLLFGNPWPLQSSLWSKRLLQLSVAGLGFGLSLGEVWTVGKASLPLTLAGITLTLLLGKLLQKVFRAEANTGTLIAFGTAICGGSAIAAMAPVIKAKDDETAVALAVVFVLNAVALLLFPPLGHLLDLSQQQFGEWAALAIHDTSSVVGATAAFGSEALAVGTVVKLTRALWIVPFALAFALLHKSQERAKIPLFILAFVAAALLHSLFPHLNPLWGALAGIARQALTVTLFLIGAGLSRPLLRRVGFAPLALGISLWLLAGTLSLTAVRLG, from the coding sequence ATGGTTCCGTTTACCGTTCAAAAAGGCCTGTTTCTGCTACTGCTCGGCAGCTGCGCCCTGCCCTATCTTCCGCCGGCCGCCGCCTTGGCCGCGGGGATCCTCTTCAGCCTGCTCTTCGGCAATCCCTGGCCGTTGCAATCGTCCCTCTGGAGCAAAAGACTGCTGCAGCTATCGGTGGCGGGGCTCGGCTTTGGCCTCAGTCTCGGCGAGGTGTGGACGGTCGGCAAGGCCTCTTTACCGCTGACCCTGGCGGGCATCACCCTGACTCTGCTCTTGGGCAAGCTGTTGCAAAAGGTTTTCCGCGCCGAGGCCAATACCGGCACCCTCATCGCCTTCGGCACGGCCATCTGCGGCGGCAGCGCCATCGCCGCCATGGCCCCGGTCATCAAAGCCAAAGACGACGAAACGGCGGTCGCCTTGGCCGTCGTCTTTGTTCTGAATGCCGTCGCCCTGCTGCTCTTCCCCCCGCTGGGTCACCTTCTCGATCTGAGCCAGCAGCAGTTCGGCGAATGGGCGGCCCTGGCCATTCACGACACCAGCAGCGTCGTCGGCGCGACAGCGGCCTTCGGCAGCGAGGCCCTGGCCGTCGGCACCGTGGTCAAGCTGACCCGCGCCCTCTGGATCGTCCCCTTCGCCCTGGCCTTCGCCCTGCTGCACAAATCGCAGGAACGGGCGAAAATCCCGCTCTTCATCCTCGCCTTCGTCGCCGCCGCCCTCCTCCACTCCCTCTTCCCCCACCTCAATCCTCTCTGGGGGGCGTTGGCCGGAATCGCCCGGCAGGCGTTGACGGTCACGCTCTTTCTGATCGGCGCGGGACTCAGCCGCCCCCTGCTGCGGCGGGTCGGATTCGCTCCTCTCGCCCTCGGTATCAGCCTCTGGCTGCTGGCGGGAACCCTCAGCCTGACGGCGGTCCGCCTCGGCTGA
- a CDS encoding LysE family translocator — MPEASTLSLFVVAAALLVVVPGPNTLYIITRSAHQGLAAGALSCLGVMVGTLFHTAAAALGISALLLSSTTAFNLVKYAGAAYLVYLGIRTLRRGDDPGEEKGAMAEKGAGGTFFQGMLVNVLNPKTTLFIAAFLPQFVDAARGSVPGQILFFGMVLILIGAVSDLAYAFFAAKLGSRLRGDFRFPLQPYLAGCIYLGLGAAAALTGLRKP; from the coding sequence ATGCCCGAGGCATCCACCCTGAGCCTGTTCGTTGTCGCGGCGGCGCTGCTGGTCGTTGTGCCGGGGCCGAATACGCTCTACATCATCACCCGCAGCGCCCATCAGGGGCTTGCCGCCGGGGCTCTTTCCTGTCTCGGCGTCATGGTCGGCACCCTTTTTCACACAGCGGCCGCCGCCCTCGGGATTTCCGCGCTGCTGCTTTCGTCGACGACGGCTTTCAATCTGGTGAAATATGCCGGGGCCGCCTATCTCGTCTATCTGGGGATTCGCACCCTGCGCCGGGGGGATGACCCCGGCGAGGAGAAAGGAGCGATGGCCGAAAAGGGGGCGGGCGGGACCTTTTTCCAGGGGATGCTGGTCAACGTCCTGAATCCGAAAACCACGCTCTTCATTGCCGCCTTTTTGCCCCAGTTTGTCGATGCCGCGCGCGGTTCGGTTCCGGGGCAGATCCTCTTTTTCGGGATGGTTCTGATCCTGATCGGCGCGGTGAGCGATTTGGCCTATGCATTTTTTGCCGCCAAACTGGGAAGCCGGTTGCGCGGGGATTTTCGCTTTCCTCTGCAACCCTATCTTGCCGGATGCATCTATCTCGGCCTTGGCGCGGCGGCGGCGTTGACCGGGCTGCGGAAACCTTAA